One Haladaptatus cibarius D43 DNA segment encodes these proteins:
- a CDS encoding MBL fold metallo-hydrolase, whose protein sequence is MTPNENSPLVVTPRGGAREVGRSCYQVDTEQTTYLVDCGLNQGGGDKFPDFRGLSPEQVDAVFLTHAHVDHCGGLPVLEAKGLLDDDAPILATPPTIDLAQLLLEDSLKIHKREAQRPGREQQFDRQHLEATFERFEPVDFGGGRVEALAPTPDEEPLIFQYGNAGHLLGSAWLMLQTGGYRVVFSGDIGGRATHLPDIQAPPGADLLLMESTYGSQHSHTSMHDARSDLFSAVEQAVENRQPVLIPTFAVGRAQLLQLLFKERFISHPSDIQSRVQLAVDGMAQDATGIYHDYVLDDTYMDETIVNRAKNSGQDRPFLPDGAGFPQNDEERHNLLTDTDPLSGGTVPVVISPSGMLTGGNSPRYLVEFAARFEDAKIFLTGYQAKETTGRTLQNYLDAGEDEVTITTDATPFDTDWPTSESVTWTSVETDNGFEQLTRATIPTEWIEQVSGLSGHAAQHGLLKYARDIEPSTVAMVHGPDYAQDHLSRHFGKNLDSAEKVTRSRLLTPIPVSRDIELDTATLTPEHFESGPDRLRNHVETLHKEIASLNEELAALRHGDDSRRSEEEVRRLIRDELQNTSGEYRE, encoded by the coding sequence GTGACGCCGAATGAAAATTCACCATTGGTTGTCACGCCTCGCGGTGGGGCACGCGAAGTTGGACGGAGTTGTTATCAAGTCGATACCGAGCAGACAACGTATCTCGTCGATTGCGGGCTGAACCAAGGAGGTGGCGACAAGTTCCCTGACTTTAGAGGACTCTCTCCAGAGCAGGTCGATGCTGTTTTCCTCACACACGCGCACGTCGATCACTGCGGTGGGCTTCCCGTCCTCGAAGCAAAAGGACTCCTCGACGATGACGCGCCAATTCTGGCGACCCCTCCGACGATTGACCTTGCACAACTCCTCCTCGAAGATTCGCTCAAAATACACAAACGCGAGGCGCAACGTCCCGGTCGCGAACAACAGTTCGACCGGCAACATCTCGAGGCGACCTTTGAACGATTTGAACCCGTAGACTTCGGAGGCGGTCGCGTTGAGGCGCTTGCTCCGACACCTGATGAAGAACCACTTATCTTCCAGTACGGAAATGCAGGTCACCTCCTCGGTTCGGCGTGGCTCATGCTTCAGACAGGTGGGTATCGAGTCGTCTTCTCGGGCGACATCGGCGGTCGAGCAACCCACCTCCCAGATATACAGGCACCTCCCGGTGCCGATCTTCTGCTGATGGAATCAACGTATGGGAGCCAGCATAGCCACACATCGATGCATGATGCACGGTCTGACCTTTTCTCTGCTGTCGAGCAGGCTGTCGAGAACCGTCAACCCGTTCTGATTCCAACGTTCGCAGTTGGCCGAGCTCAACTCCTCCAATTATTATTCAAAGAGCGATTCATATCTCACCCGAGCGATATTCAGTCTCGGGTTCAGCTTGCTGTTGACGGAATGGCGCAAGATGCGACCGGAATTTACCATGATTACGTGTTGGACGACACCTATATGGACGAGACGATAGTCAACCGTGCGAAAAACAGCGGACAAGACCGACCTTTCCTCCCGGATGGGGCTGGATTTCCGCAGAACGATGAAGAGCGCCACAACCTGCTTACCGACACTGATCCGCTCTCTGGTGGGACGGTTCCCGTGGTCATCTCTCCGTCTGGAATGCTGACTGGCGGTAATTCGCCACGCTATCTCGTTGAGTTCGCCGCTCGGTTCGAGGACGCGAAGATATTCCTCACTGGCTATCAGGCGAAGGAGACGACTGGACGGACACTCCAGAACTACCTCGACGCTGGTGAGGACGAAGTAACGATTACGACTGATGCGACTCCCTTCGACACTGACTGGCCGACGTCTGAGTCCGTGACGTGGACGAGTGTTGAGACTGACAACGGATTCGAGCAACTGACCCGAGCAACCATCCCAACAGAGTGGATAGAACAGGTGAGCGGCTTGAGTGGCCACGCGGCCCAGCATGGTTTGCTGAAGTATGCTCGTGATATCGAGCCATCAACCGTTGCGATGGTTCACGGCCCGGACTACGCACAAGATCACCTTTCACGCCACTTCGGGAAGAATCTCGACAGTGCCGAGAAGGTAACTCGCTCGCGGCTACTCACACCGATACCAGTCTCCCGAGATATTGAACTCGATACGGCAACGCTCACGCCAGAGCACTTCGAGAGCGGCCCTGACCGCCTTCGAAATCACGTCGAAACACTTCATAAGGAGATTGCGTCGTTGAACGAGGAGCTAGCCGCACTCCGACACGGCGACGACAGTAGACGAAGTGAGGAAGAAGTTCGGCGTCTTATCCGTGATGAACTACAGAATACTTCTGGTGAGTACCGGGAATAA
- the radA gene encoding DNA repair and recombination protein RadA encodes MTTVELTDLPNVDSTIETQLTDAGYENPQSIAVASPTELANAVNITTKTAEQIIRTANDATNFGGFESGTEVLGRRKKSGKLTTGIPDLDDLLFGGIETQSLTEIFGNEKSGRSTLAHQLAIRVHLPPKQGGLGGRAVYVDTRGKFDPERIVQMTESLDTRLQKSLAERLDTGADVDSIAEAILEQTLVSSPVDTSEQMATVEKLDEKAQELKKTDSPLRLIVVDSLTYHFRAEYQGRSKLPERQQKLNKHLHELDVIGRANNAGIVFTNAMTSASKSYGGAILGHKSSFRLQLKKTSGEKRRIALVDAPNLALGEVGAYIEEQGFVGE; translated from the coding sequence ATGACCACAGTAGAGTTAACCGATTTACCGAATGTCGATTCTACTATCGAGACTCAACTAACTGATGCTGGCTACGAGAATCCTCAGTCGATTGCAGTCGCGTCGCCAACTGAGTTAGCGAACGCCGTGAACATCACAACGAAAACCGCCGAACAGATTATTCGGACCGCGAACGATGCGACGAATTTCGGTGGATTTGAATCGGGGACCGAGGTACTCGGTCGTCGGAAGAAATCAGGAAAGCTTACTACTGGAATTCCTGACCTCGACGATCTCCTCTTCGGCGGGATTGAAACCCAATCTCTCACTGAAATTTTTGGTAATGAGAAAAGTGGTCGGTCAACACTGGCTCACCAGCTTGCGATTCGGGTTCATCTTCCCCCTAAACAAGGTGGACTCGGTGGACGTGCCGTCTACGTCGATACTCGGGGGAAATTTGATCCCGAGAGAATCGTACAGATGACTGAATCGCTTGATACACGATTACAGAAATCTCTTGCAGAGCGATTGGATACTGGGGCTGACGTAGATTCTATTGCAGAGGCTATCCTTGAGCAGACACTTGTTTCATCACCTGTCGATACATCTGAACAGATGGCAACTGTGGAAAAACTCGATGAAAAAGCACAAGAGTTGAAGAAAACAGACTCTCCACTCCGATTAATCGTGGTTGATTCGCTCACCTATCACTTTCGAGCCGAGTACCAAGGACGGTCGAAACTTCCCGAACGCCAGCAGAAGCTCAATAAACACCTGCATGAGCTCGACGTGATTGGGAGAGCCAACAACGCAGGAATTGTATTTACGAATGCGATGACATCCGCAAGTAAATCATATGGCGGTGCTATCTTAGGCCATAAATCCTCGTTTCGACTGCAACTGAAGAAGACATCTGGAGAGAAGCGACGGATTGCGCTAGTCGATGCTCCGAACCTTGCGCTTGGAGAAGTCGGTGCGTACATCGAGGAGCAAGGATTCGTAGGAGAGTGA